One Pyrus communis chromosome 4, drPyrComm1.1, whole genome shotgun sequence genomic region harbors:
- the LOC137732433 gene encoding probable transmembrane ascorbate ferrireductase 3: MHTTVVNYRYQRSASRLTVGAHLFGILAIILMLVWLLHYRGGIDYESDNSDRVFNVHPFLMFFGFIFFAGEAMMAYKTVMAEHKVQKYTHFLLHLIALCTGIFGICAAFRYHDMRQLDDMYSLHSWIGLGTFILYGLQWLFGAAAFLFRGATPQSRMRLIPWHMSMGRTILYLSICAALTGLMQKFTFLGLSKVMGERESHLINFTALAILLFGIFVDLSVALARYV; the protein is encoded by the exons ATGCATACTACTGTTGTAAACTATAGGTACCAACGATCAGCCTCTAGGTTGACAGTAGGTGCACACTTGTTTGGCATCTTAGCAATCATACTTATGCTTGTTTGGCTCCTGCATTACCGTGGTGGCATCGACTATGAGTCTGACAATTCAGATCGAGTTTTCAAC GTTCATCCGTTTCTTATGTTCTTCGGGTTTATTTTCTTTGCTGGTGAAG CGATGATGGCATACAAGACCGTAATGGCAGAACACAAGGTGCAGAAGTACACTCACTTCTTGTTACACCTGATAGCTCTATGTACCGGGATATTTGGTATCTGCGCTGCTTTCAGATACCATGACATGAGGCAGTTAGATGACATGTATTCCCTGCATTCATGGATTGGTTTGGGTACCTTTATCTTGTACGGTTTGCAG TGGCTGTTTGGAGCTGCTGCGTTCTTGTTTCGGGGAGCTACGCCACAGTCAAGGATGAGATTAATTCCATGGCATATGAGTATGGGCAGGACAATTCTATACTTGTCGATATGTGCTGCCCTAACTGGGTTGATGCAGAAATTCACATTCCTTGGACTTTCGAAAGtgatgggagagagagaatcgCACTTGATCAATTTCACTGCACTAGCAATCCTCCTCTTTGGCATCTTCGTCGATCTTTCTGTCGCCCTTGCCCGCTATGTGTGA
- the LOC137732019 gene encoding protein OBERON 3-like: protein MFGDKDRAIGNLAADEASQSKVTRHISKQNKHNPEEKMGFSEKGFGFLRESDMGSDGFQSKPSKIGNLGSQELTLSYLCDSSKLGFLEKDLAGANLLTSLEKESFKGKGIIVSENSNKWVERDFLNLNETRLNCSKRELEEEAERESRDDKKPKLETLNLSLALPEVSLSLTASNALQNGDHPAMLRPSRSIQSLAPSANNTQTTCSNDFTAASLSYSYSHPFSHNPSCSLTRNSTDFEYSVGKDDQIWNCGEGTNGSVHSRFKPIGAGVGLSNHGGGILSMMQSNRKDSCNNNSVHRTTSSENLSFFPSELPAKPKIDTLSGDSRGRGSESLRGLEGVDGGGRTRKLSRPERILREIVSVSVTVMAQTVQELPEEILLSTKEYLKNLIAAPEKKEELVSLQNRLQRRSDLTKENLSKCQKDQLEILVAVKMGLGNFVSGKNRLPATELVEIFSFMRCKNVNCKSLLPVDDCDCKICSANKGFCSSCMCPVCLNFDCANNTCSWVGCDVCSHWCHAACGIQSNLIKPGPSLKGPSGTTEMQFHCIGCSHASEMFGFVKDVFLCCAKDWGLETLIKELDCVKKIFRRSDDFKGRELHIKAEEIISKLGSQLMSPSDACNFIIQFFNYTDGVSEYPASTISTKELSASQSSLRKDLTPFSQSVSAPPKYAVYNTSSSMQRDSLSNDTRQNPLKSSHISDEDEFQFGTLPKIDGFESLESLVRIKEAEARMFQDKADEARREAEGYRQMIQTKTEKLEEEYAGKFSKLCLKETEEKRRKKLEELKILESSHCDYYKMKTRMQGEIAGLLERMEATKQQRV, encoded by the exons ATGTTTGGCGACAAGGATCGAGCGATTGGGAATCTTGCCGCCGACGAGGCGTCTCAGAGCAAGGTCACTCGCCATATCTCCAAGCAAAACAAACACAACCCAGAAGAGAAAATGGGATTCTCCGAAAAGGGGTTCGGATTTCTTAGAGAATCAGACATGGGTTCTGATGGGTTCCAATCAAAACCCTCAAAGATTGGAAATTTAGGTTCGCAGGAGTTGACTCTAAGCTACCTCTGCGACAGTTCCAAACTGGGTTTTCTCGAGAAGGATTTAGCCGGCGCAAATTTGCTGACTTCGTTGGAGAAAGAGAGTTTCAAAGGTAAAGGCATCATCGTATCTGAGAATTCTAACAAATGGGTAGAGAGGGATTTCCTTAATTTGAACGAAACCAGGTTGAATTGCTCGAAGCGAGAGCTTGAGGAGGAGGCGGAGAGAGAAAGCAGGGACGACAAGAAGCCAAAGCTCGAGACTTTGAATCTCTCTCTAGCCTTGCCGgaggtatctctctctctcaccgcCTCAAACGCCTTGCAGAATGGCGATCATCCGGCGATGCTGCGGCCCAGCAGAAGCATACAGTCGTTGGCGCCGTCTGCTAACAACACACAGACAACTTGCTCCAATGATTTCACAGCAGCTTCATTGTCGTACTCTTATTCCCACCCATTTTCCCACAACCCCAGTTGCTCGCTTACCCGAAATTCGACGGATTTCGAGTATTCTGTTGGGAAAGATGATCAAATTTGGAACTGCGGGGAGGGGACTAATGGGTCTGTGCATAGCAGGTTTAAGCCGATTGGAGCCGGAGTCGGTTTGTCGAATCACGGCGGCGGGATTTTGTCGATGATGCAGAGTAATCGTAAGGATTCTTGTAATAATAACAGTGTTCATAGGACAACTAGCTCTgaaaatctttctttttttccatcTGAGTTGCCTGCTAAGCCGAAAATCGATACCCTTTCCGGGGATTCTAGAGGGAGAGGTTCTGAAAGTTTGAGAGGATTGGAGGGTGTGGATGGTGGTGGGAGAACCAGGAAACTCTCGAGACCGGAGAGAATTCTCCGCGAAATTGTTTCGGTGTCTGTAACTGTCATGGCTCAGACAGTTCAAGAGCTTCCTGAAGAAATACTCTTATCAACAAAAGAATACTTGAAGAATCTGATAGCTGCGCcagagaagaaggaagaattGGTGAGCCTTCAAAACCGGCTTCAGAGAAGGTCTGATCTTACAAAGGAGAATCTCTCTAAATGTCAGAAGGATCAATTGGAGATTTTGGTTGCTGTGAAAATGGGACTTGGGAACTTCGTATCTGGGAAAAACCGCCTTCCAGCAACCGAGCTGGTGGAGATTTTTTCGTTTATGAGGTGTAAGAATGTGAATTGCAAGAGTTTATTGCCCGTTGATGATTGTGACTGCAAGATTTGCTCTGCAAATAAGGGGTTTTGTAGTTCCTGTATGTGTCCTGTATGTTTGAATTTCGACTGTGCCAATAATACTTGTAGTTGGGTTGGCTGTGATGTTTGTTCGCATTGGTGCCACGCTGCTTGTGGTATTCAGAGTAATCTCATTAAACCAGGTCCTAGCTTGAAGGGTCCCTCTGGGACAACTGAGATGCAATTTCATTGCATTGGATGCAGCCATGCTTCGGAAATGTTTGGTTTTGTTAAGGATGTCTTTCTGTGCTGTGCAAAGGACTGGGGACTAGAGACCCTTATCAAGGAGCTTGACTGTGTTAAGAAGATTTTTAGGAGAAGCGATGATTTTAAAGGCCGGGAACTGCATATTAAGGCTGAGGAGATTATTTCCAAGCTTGGAAGCCAGTTGATGTCCCCTTCAGATGCCTGCAATTTCATTATTCAGTTCTTTAATT ATACAGATGGAGTATCAGAATATCCTGCTTCTACCATATCCACAAAAGAGTTGAGTGCCTCTCAATCCAGCCTGAGAAAAGATTTGACCCCCTTTTCACAATCCGTTTCTGCACCTCCGAAATATGCTGTTTACAACACAAGTTCTAGTATGCAACGTGATTCACTGTCCAACGATACGCGTCAGAACCCCCTCAAATCATCCCACATAAGCGATGAGGATGAGTTCCAGTTTGGGACATTACCAAAAATAGACGGGTTTGAGAGCTTGGAAAGCTTGGTGAGGATAAAGGAAGCAGAAGCTAGAATGTTCCAGGACAAGGCTGATGAAGCGCGGAGAGAGGCAGAAGGGTACCGTCAGATGATACAAACAAAGACGGAGAAGCTGGAGGAAGAGTATGCCGGAAAGTTTTCCAAATTGTGTCTGAAAGAGACGGAGGAAAAGCGAAGGAAGAAACTGGAGGAGCTGAAAATTTTGGAAAGTTCACATTGTGATTACTACAAGATGAAAACTCGAATGCAAGGCGAGATTGCTGGCTTGTTGGAGAGAATGGAAGCAACAAAACAGCAACGGGTCTAG
- the LOC137731016 gene encoding zinc finger protein 7-like translates to MLTQNLNLEFENNSEVTNQVTSNVPLQEESPDASKDSATTSSCLTNQTNHQQQDPGPVSLDLTLQFCSSDVELKGTGETSSEAAAPPTSEGTNPRVFSCNYCKRKFYSSQALGGHQNAHKRERTMAKRAMRMGMFTDRYTSLASLPLHGSAASAFRSLGIQAHSAVHQNTMVSSDHPRFPVPDTRGVARFQHGYFGVPVFMDEDDEGMFWPGSFRQVGKGVGGHYNVQSAQNPNMNSGTSMAPRNNTSSSSPDLTLRL, encoded by the coding sequence ATGTTAACACAAAACTTGAACTTGGAATTTGAAAATAATTCAGAAGTCACGAACCAAGTAACTTCGAACGTACCTCTGCAAGAAGAATCCCCTGACGCCTCTAAGGACAGCGCAACCACTTCTTCGTGCCTCACAAATCAGACAAACCATCAACAACAAGATCCCGGGCCtgtttcacttgacttgacacTCCAGTTTTGCTCCAGCGACGTTGAATTGAAGGGCACAGGGGAGACAAGTAGTGAGGCAGCTGCACCCCCTACTTCAGAAGGAACAAACCCAAGGGTATTCTCATGCAACTACTGTAAGCGTAAGTTCTATAGCTCACAGGCACTTGGTGGCCATCAGAATGCTCACAAGAGGGAGAGGACAATGGCCAAGCGTGCTATGCGTATGGGAATGTTTACCGACAGGTATACTAGCTTGGCATCTCTCCCCCTACATGGTTCTGCCGCTTCTGCATTCCGGTCTCTTGGCATCCAAGCTCATTCTGCAGTGCACCAAAACACGATGGTATCATCAGATCATCCGAGGTTCCCTGTCCCCGACACAAGAGGCGTAGCGAGGTTTCAACACGGCTATTTTGGAGTGCCGGTGTTCATGGACGAGGATGACGAGGGCATGTTTTGGCCCGGGAGTTTCCGGCAGGTAGGCAAGGGAGTTGGAGGTCATTACAAtgtgcaatctgcacaaaaTCCAAACATGAATTCAGGAACAAGCATGGCACCAAGAAATAATACAAGTTCGTCTTCACCTGATCTTACTCTAAGGCTTTga